In Brachypodium distachyon strain Bd21 chromosome 2, Brachypodium_distachyon_v3.0, whole genome shotgun sequence, one genomic interval encodes:
- the LOC100845594 gene encoding single-stranded DNA-binding protein, mitochondrial isoform X3 gives MLVRMRLTMSAKLLNSFCLRGLLGQRRNTIDLYGKSQAWFSTVSFSDVGEKNDMGGNADDDFAGSKREVEFRGVHRAIICGNVGQVPVQKILRNGHTVTVFTVGTGGMFDQRRVGAENLPVPAQWHRIAVHNEHLGTYAVQKLVKNAAVYVEGDIETRVYNDRINNQLKNIPEICVRRDGKIHLVQSGDSDVSKSLEELREGLF, from the exons ATGTTGGTGAGGATGAG acTTACCATGAGTGCAAAATTGCTCAACAGCTTCTGCCTGAGGGGGCTCTTAGGACAGCGAAGAAACACAATTG ATTTATATGGAAAATCACAAGCATGGTTCTCTAcagtttctttttctgatgTCGGTGAGAAGAATGACATGGGTGGCAATGCAGATGATGATTTTGCAGGTTCGAAGAGAGAGGTTGAATTCCGTGGTGTCCACCGG GCAATTATTTGTGGCAATGTTGGACAAGTGCCTGTGCAGAAAATATTAAGGAATGGGCATACAGTAACTGTATTTACTGTCGGGACAGGTGGCATGTTTGACCAGAGGAGAGTTGGTGCCGAAAACTTGCCGGTGCCAGCTCAGTGGCATCGAATAGCTGTTCACAATGAGCATCTTGGTACATATGCTGTTCAAAAGTTGGTCAAGAA TGCAGCAGTATATGTTGAGGGTGATATCGAGACTAGAGTCTACAATGACAGAATCAATAATCAATTGAAGAATATACCTGAGATCTGTGTTCGACGTGATG GCAAGATTCACTTGGTTCAATCTGGGGACAGTGATGTCAGCAAATCATTAGAAGAGTTAA GAGAAGGACTATTCTAG
- the LOC100845594 gene encoding single-stranded DNA-binding protein, mitochondrial isoform X1, which produces MLVRMRLTMSAKLLNSFCLRGLLGQRRNTIDLYGKSQAWFSTVSFSDVGEKNDMGGNADDDFAGSKREVEFRGVHRAIICGNVGQVPVQKILRNGHTVTVFTVGTGGMFDQRRVGAENLPVPAQWHRIAVHNEHLGTYAVQKLVKNAAVYVEGDIETRVYNDRINNQLKNIPEICVRRDGKIHLVQSGDSDVSKSLEERRTILVAIRGTTGDRRKSWTIEVLYSRQIYTSVFICFLSNLRIKGSNVGTDASGALPSVFFETLDALLDVEIDCPEINEINSLLLFKMLYS; this is translated from the exons ATGTTGGTGAGGATGAG acTTACCATGAGTGCAAAATTGCTCAACAGCTTCTGCCTGAGGGGGCTCTTAGGACAGCGAAGAAACACAATTG ATTTATATGGAAAATCACAAGCATGGTTCTCTAcagtttctttttctgatgTCGGTGAGAAGAATGACATGGGTGGCAATGCAGATGATGATTTTGCAGGTTCGAAGAGAGAGGTTGAATTCCGTGGTGTCCACCGG GCAATTATTTGTGGCAATGTTGGACAAGTGCCTGTGCAGAAAATATTAAGGAATGGGCATACAGTAACTGTATTTACTGTCGGGACAGGTGGCATGTTTGACCAGAGGAGAGTTGGTGCCGAAAACTTGCCGGTGCCAGCTCAGTGGCATCGAATAGCTGTTCACAATGAGCATCTTGGTACATATGCTGTTCAAAAGTTGGTCAAGAA TGCAGCAGTATATGTTGAGGGTGATATCGAGACTAGAGTCTACAATGACAGAATCAATAATCAATTGAAGAATATACCTGAGATCTGTGTTCGACGTGATG GCAAGATTCACTTGGTTCAATCTGGGGACAGTGATGTCAGCAAATCATTAGAAGA GAGAAGGACTATTCTAGTTGCAATCCGAGGTACGACGGGTGACAGAAGGAAGAGTTGGACAATTGAAGTGTTATACTCGAGGCAAATTTATACAAGTGTTTTTATCTGTTTCCTGAGTAATCTTAGGATCAAAGGCTCGAATGTTGGCACAGATGCAAGCGGTGCGCTTCCTTCCGTCTTTTTTGAGACTTTGGATGCTCTTTTGGACGTTGAAATCGACTGCCCTGAGATCAATGAGATAAACTCTCTCCTCCTATTTAAGATGCTTTATTCATGA
- the LOC100845594 gene encoding single-stranded DNA-binding protein, mitochondrial isoform X2, whose protein sequence is MSAKLLNSFCLRGLLGQRRNTIDLYGKSQAWFSTVSFSDVGEKNDMGGNADDDFAGSKREVEFRGVHRAIICGNVGQVPVQKILRNGHTVTVFTVGTGGMFDQRRVGAENLPVPAQWHRIAVHNEHLGTYAVQKLVKNAAVYVEGDIETRVYNDRINNQLKNIPEICVRRDGKIHLVQSGDSDVSKSLEERRTILVAIRGTTGDRRKSWTIEVLYSRQIYTSVFICFLSNLRIKGSNVGTDASGALPSVFFETLDALLDVEIDCPEINEINSLLLFKMLYS, encoded by the exons ATGAGTGCAAAATTGCTCAACAGCTTCTGCCTGAGGGGGCTCTTAGGACAGCGAAGAAACACAATTG ATTTATATGGAAAATCACAAGCATGGTTCTCTAcagtttctttttctgatgTCGGTGAGAAGAATGACATGGGTGGCAATGCAGATGATGATTTTGCAGGTTCGAAGAGAGAGGTTGAATTCCGTGGTGTCCACCGG GCAATTATTTGTGGCAATGTTGGACAAGTGCCTGTGCAGAAAATATTAAGGAATGGGCATACAGTAACTGTATTTACTGTCGGGACAGGTGGCATGTTTGACCAGAGGAGAGTTGGTGCCGAAAACTTGCCGGTGCCAGCTCAGTGGCATCGAATAGCTGTTCACAATGAGCATCTTGGTACATATGCTGTTCAAAAGTTGGTCAAGAA TGCAGCAGTATATGTTGAGGGTGATATCGAGACTAGAGTCTACAATGACAGAATCAATAATCAATTGAAGAATATACCTGAGATCTGTGTTCGACGTGATG GCAAGATTCACTTGGTTCAATCTGGGGACAGTGATGTCAGCAAATCATTAGAAGA GAGAAGGACTATTCTAGTTGCAATCCGAGGTACGACGGGTGACAGAAGGAAGAGTTGGACAATTGAAGTGTTATACTCGAGGCAAATTTATACAAGTGTTTTTATCTGTTTCCTGAGTAATCTTAGGATCAAAGGCTCGAATGTTGGCACAGATGCAAGCGGTGCGCTTCCTTCCGTCTTTTTTGAGACTTTGGATGCTCTTTTGGACGTTGAAATCGACTGCCCTGAGATCAATGAGATAAACTCTCTCCTCCTATTTAAGATGCTTTATTCATGA
- the LOC100838381 gene encoding signal recognition particle 54 kDa protein 2 isoform X1, which produces MVLAQLGGSITRALAKMSNDTVIDEKVFGDCLNDITRALLQADVQFKMVCDLQSNIKRVVNLEALAAGTNKRGIIKQAVFSELCNMLDPGKPSFSPKKGNPCVVMFVGLQGSGKTTTCTKYAYYHQRKGFKPALVCADTFRAGAFDQLKQNATKAKIPFYGSYLESDPVKIAVEGVERFEKENYDLIILDTSGRHKQEAALFEEMRQISEATQPDLVIFVMDSSIGQAAFDQAQAFKQSVSVGAVIVTKMDGHAKGGGALSSVAATKSPVIFTGTGEHIDEFEVFDVKPFVSRLLGMGDWSGFMNKIHEVVPADQQPEFLQKLNQKIFTLRLMYEQFQNIRNMGPISQVLSMLRGFRAELMPQGHEQESQAKIKRYMTIMDSMTDAELDSPNLKFMNESRIIRIARGSGRPVRDVLDMLEEYKRLAKICISMSNIKPHKKGDKRPVVRNNNIQQIINALPPQVLKQIGGVGGLQSLVKQLDSKDMSGLFGGMPGCNWQS; this is translated from the exons ATGGTGCTCGCGCAGCTCGGCGGGAGCATCACCCGCGCGCTGGCGAAGATGAGCAACGACACGGTGATCGACGAGAAGGTCTTCGGCGACTGCCTCAACGACATCACCCGCGCGCTCCTGCAGGCCGACGTCCAGTTCAAGATGGTCTGCGACCTGCAGTCCAACATCAAGCGCGTCGTCAACCTCGAGGCGCTGGCCGCCGGCACCAACAAGCGCGGCATCATCAAGCAG GCCGTCTTCAGTGAGCTGTGCAACATGTTGGATCCCGGGAAGCCTTCCTTCTCTCCCAAGAAAGGGAACCCGTGCGTGGTTATGTTCGTTGGCTTGCAAG GTTCTGGTAAAACTACCACGTGTACGAAATATGCATATTATCATCAGCGGAAAGGATTTAAACCGGCACTGGTTTGTGCTGATACATTCAGGGCTGGTGCTTTTGACCAGTTGAAACAGAATGCAACAAAGGCCAAGATTCCTTTTTACGGAAG CTACTTGGAGTCGGATCCAGTGAAAATTGCTGTTGAGGGTGTTGAGAGGTTCGAGAAAGAAAACTACGATCTCATCATTTTAGATACAAGTGGAAGGCACAAACAAGAAGCGGCACTCTTTGAAGAAATGCGCCAAATTTCAGAAGCAACG CAACCAGACCTGGTAATATTTGTGATGGACAGTAGTATCGGGCAGGCTGCATTTGATCAGGCCCAAGCATTCAAACAAAGTGTTTCTGTTGGTGCTGTAATTGTTACGAAAATGGATGGTCATGCAAAAGGAGGTGGCGCACTTAGCTC GGTCGCAGCAACCAAAAGTCCGGTGATATTTACTGGAACTGGAGAGCACATTGATGAGTTTGAAGTTTTTGATGTGAAACCATTTGTTAGTCGTTTGCTAG GCATGGGAGACTGGTCGGGCTTTATGAACAAGATACATGAAGTTGTACCTGCTGATCAACAGCCTGAGTTTCTGCAGAAACTGAATCAAAAAATCTTTACTCTGAGACTCATGTATGAGCAGTTCCAGAACATTCGTAACATGGGTCCTATTAGTCAG GTCTTGTCTATGTTGCGGGGATTTCGTGCTGAATTGATGCCCCAAGGACATGAGCAGGAAAGTCAGGCTAAGATAAAGCGGTATATGACAATTATGGATTCCATGACAGATGCAG AGCTTGACAGCCCAAATCTGAAGTTCATGAATGAATCACGAATTATTCGGATTGCTCGGGGATCTGGCCGGCCTGTCAGGGATGTCTTGGACATGCTGGAAGAGTACAAACGGCTTGCTAAGATCTGTATCAGTATGAGCAACATCAAGCCGCATAAGAAAGGAGATAAGAGACCAGTGGTCCGCAACAATAATATTCAGCAAATAATCAATGCCCTCCCACCGCAGGTGCTGAAGCAGATTGGCGGCGTGGGTGGTTTGCAGTCTCTGGTGAAACAGCTCGACTCAAAAGATATGAGTGGGTTGTTTGGGGGTATGCCAGGTTGCAATTGGCAATCTTGA
- the LOC100838381 gene encoding signal recognition particle 54 kDa protein 2 isoform X2 codes for MLDPGKPSFSPKKGNPCVVMFVGLQGSGKTTTCTKYAYYHQRKGFKPALVCADTFRAGAFDQLKQNATKAKIPFYGSYLESDPVKIAVEGVERFEKENYDLIILDTSGRHKQEAALFEEMRQISEATQPDLVIFVMDSSIGQAAFDQAQAFKQSVSVGAVIVTKMDGHAKGGGALSSVAATKSPVIFTGTGEHIDEFEVFDVKPFVSRLLGMGDWSGFMNKIHEVVPADQQPEFLQKLNQKIFTLRLMYEQFQNIRNMGPISQVLSMLRGFRAELMPQGHEQESQAKIKRYMTIMDSMTDAELDSPNLKFMNESRIIRIARGSGRPVRDVLDMLEEYKRLAKICISMSNIKPHKKGDKRPVVRNNNIQQIINALPPQVLKQIGGVGGLQSLVKQLDSKDMSGLFGGMPGCNWQS; via the exons ATGTTGGATCCCGGGAAGCCTTCCTTCTCTCCCAAGAAAGGGAACCCGTGCGTGGTTATGTTCGTTGGCTTGCAAG GTTCTGGTAAAACTACCACGTGTACGAAATATGCATATTATCATCAGCGGAAAGGATTTAAACCGGCACTGGTTTGTGCTGATACATTCAGGGCTGGTGCTTTTGACCAGTTGAAACAGAATGCAACAAAGGCCAAGATTCCTTTTTACGGAAG CTACTTGGAGTCGGATCCAGTGAAAATTGCTGTTGAGGGTGTTGAGAGGTTCGAGAAAGAAAACTACGATCTCATCATTTTAGATACAAGTGGAAGGCACAAACAAGAAGCGGCACTCTTTGAAGAAATGCGCCAAATTTCAGAAGCAACG CAACCAGACCTGGTAATATTTGTGATGGACAGTAGTATCGGGCAGGCTGCATTTGATCAGGCCCAAGCATTCAAACAAAGTGTTTCTGTTGGTGCTGTAATTGTTACGAAAATGGATGGTCATGCAAAAGGAGGTGGCGCACTTAGCTC GGTCGCAGCAACCAAAAGTCCGGTGATATTTACTGGAACTGGAGAGCACATTGATGAGTTTGAAGTTTTTGATGTGAAACCATTTGTTAGTCGTTTGCTAG GCATGGGAGACTGGTCGGGCTTTATGAACAAGATACATGAAGTTGTACCTGCTGATCAACAGCCTGAGTTTCTGCAGAAACTGAATCAAAAAATCTTTACTCTGAGACTCATGTATGAGCAGTTCCAGAACATTCGTAACATGGGTCCTATTAGTCAG GTCTTGTCTATGTTGCGGGGATTTCGTGCTGAATTGATGCCCCAAGGACATGAGCAGGAAAGTCAGGCTAAGATAAAGCGGTATATGACAATTATGGATTCCATGACAGATGCAG AGCTTGACAGCCCAAATCTGAAGTTCATGAATGAATCACGAATTATTCGGATTGCTCGGGGATCTGGCCGGCCTGTCAGGGATGTCTTGGACATGCTGGAAGAGTACAAACGGCTTGCTAAGATCTGTATCAGTATGAGCAACATCAAGCCGCATAAGAAAGGAGATAAGAGACCAGTGGTCCGCAACAATAATATTCAGCAAATAATCAATGCCCTCCCACCGCAGGTGCTGAAGCAGATTGGCGGCGTGGGTGGTTTGCAGTCTCTGGTGAAACAGCTCGACTCAAAAGATATGAGTGGGTTGTTTGGGGGTATGCCAGGTTGCAATTGGCAATCTTGA
- the LOC100838685 gene encoding homocysteine S-methyltransferase 4 → MGRGDGYDDAAGALRGLVREAGECLVLDGALGTELEAHGADLQDELWSASCLVSAPHIIRKVHLDYLEAGANIITTASYQATLQGFQSRGLSSEQSETLLRRSVEIAQEARAIFVEGRSKGPYAGRENDGSRERRPVLVAASVGSYGAYLADGSEYTGDYGRSVTKEALKNFHRRRLQVLADAGPDLIAFETIPNKLEAQAYSELLEENDIRIPAWFSFTSKDGANAASGDPITECAAVADSCRRVASVGINCTAPGLIHGLILSIRKVTSKAIVVYPNSGETYVAETKEWVDSAGASGTTDFASCVGKWREAGASVVGGCCRTSPATVGAIARALREADAADVFYRPKPCSLVFSQKS, encoded by the exons ATGGGGCGTGGCGATGGATACGACGATGCGGCGGGCGCGCTTCGGGGGTTGGTGCGGGAAGCGGGTGAGTGCTTGGTGTTGGACGGAGCCCTGGGCACGGAGCTGGAGGCTCACGGCGCGGACCTGCAGGACGAGCTCTGGAGCGCCAGCTGCCTCGTCTCCGCCCCTCACATCATCCGCAAG GTCCATTTGGACTACCTCGAAGCAGGCGCGAACATCATAACGACGGCGTCATACCAG GCCACGCTGCAGGGGTTCCAGTCTCGAGGCCTGTCGAGCGAGCAGAGCGAGACGTTGCTGCGGCGGAGCGTCGAGATCGCGCAGGAGGCGCGAGCCATCTTCGTGGAAGGCCGGTCAAAGGGCCCCTACGCCGGGCGCGAAAACGATGGCTCAAGAGAGCGCCGGCCCGtgctggtggcggcgtcggTCGGGAGCTACGGGGCATACCTCGCGGATGGCTCCGAGTACAC CGGGGATTACGGCAGGTCGGTCACCAAGGAAGCGCTCAAGAACTTCCACCGGAGGCGGCTCCAGGTGCTCGCGGACGCAGGGCCGGATCTCATCGCCTTCGAGACGATCCCGAATAAGCTGGAAGCACAG GCTTACTCtgagctgctggaggagaaCGACATAAGGATCCCCGCCTGGTTCTCGTTCACCTCCAAGGATGGAGCCAACGCGGCGAGCGGGGACCCTATCACCGAGTGCGCGGCCGTCGCCGATTCCTGCAGGAGGGTCGCCTCGGTCGGGATAAACTGCACCGCTCCCGGCCTAATCCACGGCCTAATCCTCTCCATCAGAAAG GTGACGAGCAAAGCGATCGTGGTGTACCCGAACTCCGGGGAGACCTATGTGGCCGAGACGAAAGAGTGGGTG GATTCGGCTGGTGCGTCGGGGACGACGGATTTCGCGTCGTGCGTCGGCAAGTGGAGGGAGGCGGGCGCTTCGGTGGTGGGAGGGTGCTGCAGGACGAGTCCTGCAACGGTGGGAGCCATCGCGCGAGCGCTGCGGGAGGCGGATGCCGCCGATGTCTTTTACCGGCCGAAGCCGTGCTCTCTAGTGTTTTCACAGAAATCGTAA